One segment of Erigeron canadensis isolate Cc75 chromosome 2, C_canadensis_v1, whole genome shotgun sequence DNA contains the following:
- the LOC122588319 gene encoding bidirectional sugar transporter SWEET9-like: MMIGNLAHLTLAFGLLGNLVSFMVFVSPIPTFYKVYKMKSTEGFQSAPYVVSLFSAMLWIYYALLKTNTMLIITINSVGCFVQTIYICFYLFYSSKKARMESMKLIVLLIVVGFGLIVALTQFLASGVNRAMIVGWICLVFSLCVFLAPMGVLRQVVKTKSVEFMPLLLSVALTINAITWFFYGLLIQDINIAIPNILGFSFGVVQLILYFIYKNKTPVLNKKMVDDIIEDKICELEPEVVKEQKILIDDANLICSEILPVVRRSNSSSKSGHDQEDDCVAAAAMEPKKPCCFEPSHTIIQVAA, from the exons ATGATGATTGGGAACTTGGCTCATCTCACTCTTGCATTTGGTCTTCTTG gCAATCTTGTTTcatttatggtatttgtttCTCCAAT ACCAACATTTTATAAAGTGTACAAGATGAAATCAACAGAAGGGTTTCAATCGGCTCCGTATGTGGTTAGCTTGTTCAGTGCGATGCTGTGGATATACTATGCATTGCTCAAGACCAACACCATGCTTATCATCACCATTAACTCTGTCGGCTGCTTCGTTCAAACCATCTACATTTGCTTCTATCTGTTTTACTCCTCCAAAAAGGCTAGG atggAGAGCATGAAGCTAATCGTGTTGTTGATAGTGGTTGGGTTCGGATTAATTGTTGCGCTCACTCAGTTCCTTGCAAGTGGAGTTAACCGAGCCATGATAGTTGGATGGATTTGCCTTGTGTTTTCCTTGTGTGTATTTCTTGCACCTATGGGAGTTTTG CGTCAAGTGGTTAAAACAAAGAGTGTGGAGTTTATGCCACTTTTATTATCAGTTGCACTCACCATCAACGCTATCACTTGGTTCTTTTATGGTCTTCTTATCCAGGACATCAATATTGCG ATTCCAAATATACTAGGATTTTCATTTGGTGTGGTTCAGCTGATCCTATACTTCATATACAAGAACAAGACACcggttttgaataaaaaaatggTTGACGACATTATTGAAGACAAAATATGTGAATTGGAGCCAGAAGTAGTAAAAGAACAGAAAATATTGATCGATGATGCAAATCTAATCTGTTCTGAAATTCTTCCCGTCGTTAGAAGATCGAATAGTAGTAGTAAAAGCGGACATGATCAAGAAGATGATTGTGTGGCAGCCGCGGCTATGGAACCTAAAAAGCCCTGCTGTTTTGAACCAAGTCACACCATTATACAAGTTGCCGCTTGA
- the LOC122586919 gene encoding bidirectional sugar transporter NEC1-like, with protein sequence MTGNLAHLTLAFGLLGNIVSFMVFLAPIPTFYKVYKKKSTEGFHSAPYVVGLFSAMLWIYYALLKSNVVLLITINSVGIFIETVYIGLFLFYAPKKARMESLKLIVLLIVVGFGLIVGLTQFFATGVTRGVIVGWICLVFSLCVFVAPLGVLRQVIKTKSVEYMPILLSVALTLSAVMWFFYGLLLGDFNIAIPNVLGFTFGIIQMVLYFVYKNKKHVGDEKTSKYEEKIAEMEEQKNPKLKDQKVIDVEKLNNLLHTEILPAAVAKNPDHNFDHVVIVEPQVLQTMPIHTIKVGA encoded by the exons ATGACAGGAAACTTGGCTCATCTCACTCTTGCATTTGGCCTTCTTG GAAATATTGTCTCATTTATGGTATTCCTTGCACCTAT ACCGACGTTTTATaaagtttacaaaaagaaaTCAACCGAAGGGTTTCATTCAGCGCCGTACGTGGTGGGCTTATTCAGTGCCATGCTTTGGATATATTACGCATTGCTCAAGAGCAATGTGGTGCTTCTCATCACCATAAACTCAGTCGGTATCTTCATTGAGACCGTGTACATTGGTCTATTTCTCTTCTACGCACCAAAGAAAGCCAGG ATGGAAAGTCTGAAGCTAATCGTATTGCTAATAGTTGTTGGGTTCGGATTGATCGTTGGCCTCACTCAGTTCTTTGCAACTGGAGTCACACGTGGCGTGATAGTCGGATGGATTTGTCTTGTTTTCTCTTTATGCGTGTTTGTAGCCCCTTTGGGAGTTTTG CGACAAGTgattaaaacaaaaagtgttGAGTACATGCCGATTCTGCTATCGGTAGCACTCACCCTCAGCGCTGTTATGTGGTTCTTTTATGGCCTACTTCTCGGCGACTTTAATATTGCG ATTCCAAATGTTCTGGGATTCACTTTTGGTATCATTCAAATGGTATTATACTTTGTCTACAAAAACAAGAAGCATGTTGGCGATGAAAAGACATCCAAATATGAGGAGAAAATCGCTGAAATGGAGGAGCAAAAGAACCCAAAACTTAAAGATCAGAAAGTTATTGACGTCGAGAAACTGAACAATTTGTTGCATACCGAGATTCTTCCAGCTGCAGTCGCAAAAAATCCTGATCATAACTTTGATCATGTTGTGATTGTTGAACCGCAAGTACTCCAAACTATGCCAATTCACACCATCAAAGTTGGAGCATGA
- the LOC122588396 gene encoding probable protein S-acyltransferase 7 has protein sequence MYGVHPPNNSDDATGAGGTSEVIRLYQTWKGSNVFILGGRFAFGPDVRSVFLSIFLIVAPVAVFCVFVARKLLDELNNHLGILVMAVAIVYTVYVIMLLLVTSARDPGIIPRNTHPPEPEVSDQSIEVGSGQTPPFRLPRIKEVIVNGMTVKVKYCDTCMLYRPPRCSHCSICDNCVERFDHHCPWVGQCIGLRNYRFFFMFVSSATLLCIYVFAFCWVYVIKIKNSEEKSIWGALIKTPASIVLIIYTFICVWFVGGLTVFHLYLISTNQSTYENFRYRYDRTENPYNRGVFENFKQVFWHSIPPSKNNFRAVVQREPEILSRAPGGSYVHSNVMKTPSDIEMDNRKPAGNNGSGRVDQYDQTSHAEGRTDRRSSWGRRSGSWEIPSDIASLASGLGDSNRTIGVSSGSLGGSRGAQLTGQHRQ, from the exons atgtatGGGGTACACCCGCCAAACAATTCCGATGATGCCACCGGCGCCGGTGGAACATCGGAGGTGATCCGTCTGTACCAAACATGGAAAGGCAGTAAC GTATTTATCCTCGGTGGGCGATTTGCATTCGGGCCAGACGTGCGATCAGTCTTCCTATCGATATTCCTCATAGTTGCTCCAGTTGCTGTTTTCTGCGTATTTGTTGCCAGAAAATTGCTTGATGAGTTGAACAATCATCTTGGAATATTGGTTATGGCCGTAGCAATTGTATATACCGTTTAT GTTATAATGTTGCTTCTAGTCACCTCTGCAAGAGATCCAGGAATAATACCTCGCAATACACACCCTCCAGAACCCGAAGTTAGCGATCAGAGCATAGAAGTTGGGTCTGGCCAAACTCCGCCTTTTCGTTTACCTCGCATTAAAGAAGTGATTGTCAACGGGATGACTGTGAAAGTCAAATATTGTGATACTTGTATGCTATATAGACCACCACGTTGTTCTCATTGTTCGATATGTGATAACTGTGTGGAAAGATTCGATCATCACTGCCCATGGGTTGGCCAGTGCATTGGATTG CGCAATTACCGATTCTTTTTCATGTTCGTCTCCTCAGCAACTCTGCTTTGCATTTATGTGTTTGCATTTTGCTGGGTGTATGTCATTAAGATCAAGAACAGTGAGGAGAAATCAATATGGGGAGCATTAATCAAGACCCCTGCCTCGATTGTGCTGATAATTTATACCTTCATATGTGTTTGGTTTGTTGGCGGTCTTACGGTCTTCCATCTTTATCTCATCAGCACAAACCAG TCTACATATGAGAACTTCCGATACCGGTATGATCGCACGGAAAACCCATACAACAGaggagtttttgaaaatttcaagcAAGTATTTTGGCATAGCATTCCTCCTTCCAAGAATAATTTTAGGGCTGTGGTGCAGAGAGAACCAGAAATCTTATCACGTGCTCCAGGGGGTAGTTATGTACATTCAAATGTAATGAAAACTCCAAGTGACATTGAGATGGATAATAGGAAGCCTGCAGGTAATAACGGGTCAGGACGAGTTGATCAATATGATCAGACATCCCATGCTGAAGGCCGTACTGACCGGCGGTCCAGCTGGGGACGGAGAAGTGGGAGCTGGGAGATCCCAAGTGACATTGCTTCACTTGCATCTGGTCTTGGAGACTCGAACAGGACAATTGGTGTAAGTAGTGGCAGCTTGGGTGGAAGCAGGGGAGCTCAATTGACCGGTCAACATAGACAATGA
- the LOC122588398 gene encoding mitochondrial import inner membrane translocase subunit TIM8, translating into MDGSALNNPQLQQLINQEKERAMANEMIAKLTSACWDKCITGTPGSKFSSSETSCLSHCAHRYMDLSMMIVKRFQSMQ; encoded by the exons ATGGACGGTTCAGCATTAAACAATCCCCAATTGCAGCAGCTAATCAAT caagaaaaagaaagagcaATGGCAAATGAGATGATAGCGAAGCTGACTAGTGCGTGCTGGGATAAGTGCATCACAGGTACTCCTGGAAGCAAGTTCAGTTCCAGTGAAACAAGCTGCCTCTCACATTGTGCTCATCGTTACATGGACTTGAGCATGATGATAGTTAAACGTTTTCAGTCCATGCAGTAA